One Synechococcus sp. Nb3U1 genomic window, CCCCACGTAGGCGCGCCCCCAGTAGGCACTGAGGCCGGATCCCAGCACCCATACGGCCACACCACTGGCAATGGCGTTGGTGCGTAAGCCCACGCAGAGCAGCATGTGCAAGCCCGACAGGGCCAGACCAGCCAGGGATCCCGCCAGCAGGCCCAGCCAGGGGTTTTGGCTCGTCACCGTAACGGCAAAACCAACGCAGGCCCCCAGCAGCATTTGCCCTTCCACCCCCAGGTTGATCACCCCCGTCAGTTGGGTCAGGGTTTCCCCTAACACCACAAACAAAATCGGAGAGGCGCTACGCAGCGTGGCCCACAGCCAACCGGAGGTCATCTCTGTGGGAGCACTGGCCAGTAAGGCGACCGCCCCCGCCAGCACGACCCCCAGGGAGCGCCACCGCCTCAGAAATGGCATCAACGATGGGATCACGAAGGCCGCTCCTACCCAAGGAATGTCCCAGCATCTTAGGGATCCCGCCGGAAAACATCCATAGCTGGCGATACATAATATAGGATATATCCTGTAGGCGATTTGCATTTCCCCATCCACAGCGGATGATGGAAACATTGCTTCGCCGTAGCCGCCCATGACTGCTGTCAAACCTGTGCTTGCTTCCTTGGCCGGGATCCCGCGCACCACCCAAGCCACCGTCACCGAGCAGTTGCGGCGGGCCATTTTATCGGGGGCATTACCAGGGGGATCCCGACTGACCCAGGCGGAACTGGCCAATGCCTTTCAGGTCAGCATTACTCCGGTACGGGATCCCCTGCCAAGCTGAGCACCGGAATTTCCAATTGGTATCGATCCCACCAAGTGGAATGAGTGGTGATGTCGCGGATTTCCAGAGAGGGGAGCTCGGGGATTTGCCGTAACTTGTCTGCCAAACCTTCACAAAGGTGGCAACCGGGTTTGCTGTAGAGAATCAGGGGCGGCCAAGACATAAAGCTTATCCTCAACGGGTGACCGCACAGGCCAGGCGACGATGTTGTATCGAGGGCATTTGCCGCCGTACCGACTGAAGGCGCTCCGGGTCAATTTCGGCAATCGCCACCCCCGGTTTTTCGCCGCCTGCATCCGCCAGGATCACCCCCCAGGGATCCAAAATCATGGCATGGCCGTGGCATTGTCGCCGTTCGTAGTGGTTGCCCACTTGGGCAGGAGCAATCACATAGCAAGTATTCTCAATCGCTCGGCATTGCAGCAAAATTTGCCAGTGATCTCGCCCAGTGTAGGCGGTAAAGGCAGCAGGAACGAGCAAAATCTGGGCCCCCCGATCCACCAAAGAGCGGTACAACTCCGGGAAGCGCACGTCGTAACAGACTGACAATCCGAGGTGTCCCAATTGCTCGTGCTCACAAGTTACCAATTCATCACCACTGACCACTGTGCTGGACTCACGGTAGGTGTTGCCATCGGGTAAATTGACATCAAATAAATGAATTTTGCGATAGCGAGAGATTTCCTTGCCATCAGGATCGTAGAGAGCAGCAGTATTGTAGATTCTGCCCTGCTGATCCGGGACAGGATATCCTCCTCCAAAGACAAACACTTGATAGCGCTGAGCCATTTTGCTCAAAAAGGCTTCGGCCCGCTCCGAGATTTCTTGAGCAAGGCGGGTTTTCTCAGCTTCTGGCCCCATAAAAGCAAAGTTTTCTGGCAACGTTACTAGCTCACACCCCTGCCGCACCGCAAAATCAATCCACTCTTCCGCCTGCTGCAAATTGGTGGCTAAGTTGGGAATGCTGGTCATCTGGATGGCGGCTGCCAGATAGGGGCGCATAGAGAAAACTCCGGAAAGGTAGATCTTGAGAAGATCTTTGCAGGATCCTAAGAGGCTTAACCAACCAAATGCCACCAGCCAAAGGTTGGGCCTACGAATCTTACCACGACCCAAAAAATCGCCAGCAGAATGATGCCCGCCCAGGCTCCACGGGTTGTCCAATTGTAGATCGTGCGCGCTTGCCTTTTGGTGAGGGGAATATCCTTCAGTTGGGGAAACACCAACTCTTGGTCAGGATTCTGGGTGTCGCGGGTTTTACGGCGCTTAGCTTCGCCCATAGGGTTGCCTCCACGTTACCTTATTGCTGCATTGCTAGGGTGGCGACTCCTATCTTAATCGCAAGGGATCCTGTCTTGAATGGGTGTCAACAGGCTCCATTAACTGGCCTAACTGGCTATCCACAGTGGGGAGCCCTGATGGGCTTGGGGACGACTCTCCTCTTCTTCGGTAATAGCCACGGCCCGTACCCACTCCACTGATTGAAACACGGGCGGCAGACGGATCTCTTGCTCTAGATTTCCGGCCTTATCCACGCGAAAGGCTTGGGTGAGAATGGCCCCGGCCTCATCGGTGGTGAAGGGGGCTCCAGGTTCTAACACCACCCAAAGGGCATAAACCCGACCTTCGGGCAGGGGGGGTAAATCTCGGGCCACCAAGCTTCCCTGTAAGCGACCTGGATCCACTTGCACAGTCACAGAACCGGTGAGCGTTTCGGCAGTAGGCTGCAACTCATAGGTCAAAACCGCTCCTGGCTGAACCTGCGCCACCTGTAGCCTGTGCCAAAGATAAAAATTCCCCAATCCCAAAGCCACGATCAACCCAGCAGCCAAAGCTCCCACGGGACTGAATCGAGATCCATGACGCATGGGAGTTGGCAAAGGCTGACGGGCTAATTCAGCTTGGGCCTGCAACAGGGAGGCCCGTAGAGTTGGGGATGGTTGCATCTCTTCGACAGCGTGGGCGATTTCTAGGGCCTGTTGGAGAGCGTCCAGCTCCTGTTGCAGTTGCGGTTGCTGCTTCAAGATGATCTGCAAACCTTCTGCTTCCTCCGGAGAGAGATCTCCGAGGACGTAGCCAGCCAGCCACAGTTGCAGCTCTTCTGGAGATACCGATTCTGCTTTCATGAGGGGCCTCCCATTTTGGGATCCAACCGTTGCCGCAGCCGCAACAGCCCCCGCCTAGCTCTAGCCTTGACCGTGCCTAAGGGCAGATTCAATTGCTTGGCGATCTCGGATTGGCTCATGCCTTCGTAGTAGGCCATTTTTAAGATTTGTCGTTGACTTTCGGATAGCTCTGCCAAAGCCGTTTGCACTTCTTCCAGCCGCTCCGTTTGCGAAAGTTGCTCTAGGGAGGGATCCCTGCTGAAACTGCCTTGGGCCTGTAATTCCACTTTGCCCCGTTCCAAAGACCGCTGCCGATTGCGCCAGGATCGCAGCCGATCCAAACAGCGGGAGCGCACCAGGATGCCCAGATAAGTGCGCAGGGATCCCCGTTGGGGGTCGAAGGAGGAATGGGTCAGGTTCAAGAAAATATCTTGGGTGAGATCCTCGGCTTCGGCAGCATTGCCCAGCACCTTGTAGGCAATCCCGTACACCAGGCCCACATGTCGATCATAGAGAATTGCTAAAGCCTGCGGCTGCCCCGCTTTCAGGGCCAGAAATACCTCTGCATCGGTATTCTCCTGCAGGGATCCCTGGGTCTTGTTACCCTCAAACTTCATGGGTAGGCAGGGAGAACGGAATGGAAGAGAAAATGGAACAGAGATGAGCGTTGCCAGAGGCAAAACACGCGGGACGATGGCCTCCATAATTTATCGTTTGCATATACAAGGGTCAAGCTAGACAAGGGGAGAGGGAAAAGCCCAACCCCGAGGCAGAATTAGGTCAGGATTTGGGGAATGGGAGGGTGATATCGGTTGGTCAAGACCAAGGTAAAGTTACAGAGCTGCTAACCCGAAGAAGGGCCCACCCGGCAGGTTACCCAAGGCAGTCGCCCGACCCGAACCCAGGTCAATCTGGTAAAGGGTGGATCCCCCGATGGCAAAGCCAGTATTCATGCCACTGCCATCGGTGCGAATGTCAAATCCGCCCACAGGGCCGAAATTTACTCCCAAAGCTCCAATCGGGGTGAGGATGCCGTCATTGGGGGGGTTCTGCAAGACCAGCAGATTGCGCTCGCCATCGAGATTCAACAACTGCGTCGATTGGGATCCGGCCACGCTGTTGGTGTAGGCAGCCGCAGTAATAGCCGGTGGGGATCCCTGGAGTTCCCCTGAACCAAAAGCCAAGATTCCATCCTGAATCACTTGGCCGGTATCGACGTTGATGCGGAAGTTCTGACCGTTGGATCCCACCAGCCGCAACCGATCCGGAACAGGATTGAAATCTATGCCAGAAAGGGTGCCTGCTGTGAACGGAACCGACAGCGTACTGGCGACGACGGCGGCACCGGTTTGCAGGTTGAGGGTGTAGAGGATGTTGGTATCGCTAAGGGCGTAGAGGGCACCATTGGCGGGGCGCACATCGATGCTGATCAAGTTGCCGTTCACCCCCGTCACCCTCAGGGATCCCTGCACCGAGGCATCCGTGGAGCGAATCAAAGTTAGGCGATTGCCGCTGCTCAAAGCCACCAAATCGGCCTGTGAGGGCATCATGGCCATCGGAGAAGAATGACCACTGCTACAGCCGCAAAGAGCCAAGCCACCGGCTGCTACAGAAACCAGGAGTTTGCGCATTGAAGAAGCTCCCAAACAATCGACAGATTTATCGACAGTGCAAGCAGAGGCCAACCCCTCCAAACCCCCCTACGGGGCTCTGGATTGCCGCAATCAGAGCTGTTTCTTGGTAGTCAAAGGAGAATGTCAGGGATCCCATGTAAGGGAGCTATTCCTGCCCTTCAACTTTTTTATTGGCGGGAGGCCAGTAGCACTTCCCGACAGCAGCATGTGAGTTGCCTCTGTAGGGAATACTCGAACATTCAAAACTTGGATGCCTGGGATCCCAACTTTTTTCAATCGACAGGTCGAACTTGTAAACTACCCGCTGAAATGGCCACAGGGATCGCTATCCTGCTCCCAACCCAGGTGATGCCATAGCCCGCTTGCAGTGGGCGGGTGGGGCTAGGTACAGGAGTCTCTGGGGGGAGAGCTGAGTTTGGGCTTGCGCTTGTAGGGCTTGTAGGTGCTCATAGGCTTCGAGTTCGGAGCGGCGTTGTGGTTGAGTGCGTATCATTTGTTCGACAATGGCCAAGGCCTGTGACCAGTCTTGGGCTTGTACTGCCCGTTCTAACTGCTGCGTCGATTGCCCCTAAACAGGCTGCCAATGGCCATATCCCCCGCCCAGCTCAACCCCAAGCAACACCACCATCAGGGCCAAAAACCCTTGCGCG contains:
- a CDS encoding GntR family transcriptional regulator; the protein is MTAVKPVLASLAGIPRTTQATVTEQLRRAILSGALPGGSRLTQAELANAFQVSITPVRDPLPS
- a CDS encoding carbon-nitrogen hydrolase family protein, with amino-acid sequence MRPYLAAAIQMTSIPNLATNLQQAEEWIDFAVRQGCELVTLPENFAFMGPEAEKTRLAQEISERAEAFLSKMAQRYQVFVFGGGYPVPDQQGRIYNTAALYDPDGKEISRYRKIHLFDVNLPDGNTYRESSTVVSGDELVTCEHEQLGHLGLSVCYDVRFPELYRSLVDRGAQILLVPAAFTAYTGRDHWQILLQCRAIENTCYVIAPAQVGNHYERRQCHGHAMILDPWGVILADAGGEKPGVAIAEIDPERLQSVRRQMPSIQHRRLACAVTR
- a CDS encoding DUF2839 domain-containing protein, encoding MGEAKRRKTRDTQNPDQELVFPQLKDIPLTKRQARTIYNWTTRGAWAGIILLAIFWVVVRFVGPTFGWWHLVG
- a CDS encoding anti-sigma factor domain-containing protein — translated: MKAESVSPEELQLWLAGYVLGDLSPEEAEGLQIILKQQPQLQQELDALQQALEIAHAVEEMQPSPTLRASLLQAQAELARQPLPTPMRHGSRFSPVGALAAGLIVALGLGNFYLWHRLQVAQVQPGAVLTYELQPTAETLTGSVTVQVDPGRLQGSLVARDLPPLPEGRVYALWVVLEPGAPFTTDEAGAILTQAFRVDKAGNLEQEIRLPPVFQSVEWVRAVAITEEEESRPQAHQGSPLWIAS
- a CDS encoding sigma-70 family RNA polymerase sigma factor produces the protein MKFEGNKTQGSLQENTDAEVFLALKAGQPQALAILYDRHVGLVYGIAYKVLGNAAEAEDLTQDIFLNLTHSSFDPQRGSLRTYLGILVRSRCLDRLRSWRNRQRSLERGKVELQAQGSFSRDPSLEQLSQTERLEEVQTALAELSESQRQILKMAYYEGMSQSEIAKQLNLPLGTVKARARRGLLRLRQRLDPKMGGPS
- a CDS encoding DUF4394 domain-containing protein, whose translation is MRKLLVSVAAGGLALCGCSSGHSSPMAMMPSQADLVALSSGNRLTLIRSTDASVQGSLRVTGVNGNLISIDVRPANGALYALSDTNILYTLNLQTGAAVVASTLSVPFTAGTLSGIDFNPVPDRLRLVGSNGQNFRINVDTGQVIQDGILAFGSGELQGSPPAITAAAYTNSVAGSQSTQLLNLDGERNLLVLQNPPNDGILTPIGALGVNFGPVGGFDIRTDGSGMNTGFAIGGSTLYQIDLGSGRATALGNLPGGPFFGLAAL